AAAGGCTCCAAACTGGTGAGGTTGTTGCAGAGATAAGACCGGCAGACGCGACTGTAGGAGGCAATGGACACTCCCGGTGGGGAGACAAGGTAGGAGATTTGCGCGGGGTAAGATGAAGATGAGCTGCAGCCTTTAAAGCCCACAACTCCCCTTGCAGTCCCTGAGGAGCAGAGGATTGAGAGAGCTCGGATCAGTGTCACTGGCCTCATCCAGAGTCCTCCCTCCCCCTAGCTCTTTCTGCACCCACCCTGCCTGTCACAATCTTTGCCTCCCTCCCCAACCCGTGTCCACTCAGTGCAGCTGCACAGGGCTCAGATGCTGGGGTCTCCATCTTGATCTCCTCATTCTTCCTGTGCAGGACAACCCCCGCCCCCACTCCTCTCTCCCTTGTGCCCTCCTCCAAGGATCTGTCCACCTCCATTCTACCCACTTATCCAGCCCACACCACAACCAGTGGAGCTGTGCTCCGCTCCTGCCAGTGTCTGACATTATCCAGAACATAaataatggccaggcacagtggctcatgcctgtaatcctgacactttgggaggccaaggtgggcagatcacttgagctcaggagtttgagaccagcctgggcaacatagtaagactccccatctcaaaaaaaaaattgtttatatatttagtaaCTATGTGGAATTCCAGTCTAGAGTCCCTGGGTGCTGGGAGGAGAGCTGGGGGTCAGAAGAGCAAGCAAAAGGAAATGGATCAAACTTAACCTGCTTCACCTGTCTCAATGAACACTAGCGTCTCCTCGCAGCCCTCTTGCAGCTTACACACCATGTTCCTCATCAGAAGCCACTTCCAGTTATGGAAAGCAACAGCTCTGAATCTTGAGGCTGTTGCTTCATAGCACAAAAGAGCTCCAACCCCTAAAAAGAGAATGCTCTCCCAATCATTGGCCCCTCACATCACCTTCTGAGCCCTTGAACTGCCAACCAAGAGTTCAGTCCCCATAGGTCCTGTCCCCAGCGAAACCTAGATACCCAGCCCTCCTTCCACCAGTGACATGAATCCAGCCTCCCACCTTTCTGGGTCTTATAGCATCCAGCCCCACAGGACATACGAGGCAGAGTGGAGATGGCCCCCAGAAGGCAGAACAGCTGCACAAGTCTCAAATGCTGGGGTCCCATGGTCCTGTGTCTGGGTCCTGGGTGCTAGAGGTCAGTCTGAAATCAGTTTCAGTCTGGATCCCAAGCTCAGTTCCTGTCAGTCCCCAAATTCTTTGTCCACCTGTCTCTGGGTCACTGTTTCTGGAGCAGAAAGTTGATTGCGTCAGCTTCTGGGACATCGGCTCCCTCAGACCTTCTGGATCACAGGTCTTCCCATCTCCACTATCTGCCCTCCAGTCTAACCTGCACCACCCACCATGTTAGCTTCTCAAAGCAGGACTCTCACTCTCCCACTTACGTCCTCCCATTGGACAAGGTGCTGAGCAGAGAATCCTGGCTTATTGATAATGCAGGCTGTTCTCCAGCCAGAGGCAATGAGATCAGAGCAACAAATAGATGCTTCAAACtcgtgtgtgtgggtgggtgggggtgtgtgtgtgtgtgtgtgtgtaagttaaCATACCACTAAATAACCCTTGGTTcaatatggaaatttaaaagtatttagaactgaggtcaggagtggtggctcacgcctgtaatcccgtcactttgggaggctgaggcaggcggatcacctgaggtcaggagtccaagaccagcctgccaacatggtaaaaccctgtctctactaaaaaatataaattagccaggggtggtggcacgagcctatagtgccagctactcaggaggctgaagcacgagaatcgcttgaacctaggaggcgggggttgcagtgaaccaagatcgtgccactgcactccagcctgggcaacagacagggactccattttttaaaaaaagtatttagaacttaataataataaacatactacacaacacacacattcacacacagacatagacacagacacacacacacacacacacacataagtgcATGTAAAATCTGCTGAAAACTAAATAAGGTCTGAAGTCTAGTTAAAGAGTACTGTACACCAGCCCAGGCATCACaacaaaacgccatctctacaaaatacacaaaaattggccaggcgtggtggcatgcacctgtggtcccagccacttgggaggctgaggtgggaggactcaAGCCccggggatggaggttgcagtgagtagagattgtaCAAACAGTATTGTACAAATGTCAATTTCCTGCTTGTATACTATGGTTATATAAGATGCCCCTATAGGGAAGCTGGAGGAAGG
The sequence above is drawn from the Macaca thibetana thibetana isolate TM-01 chromosome 19, ASM2454274v1, whole genome shotgun sequence genome and encodes:
- the LYPD4 gene encoding ly6/PLAUR domain-containing protein 4 isoform X1; translation: MGPQHLRLVQLFCLLGAISTLPRVGALLCYEATASRFRAVAFHNWKWLLMRNMVCKLQEGCEETLVFIETGTARGVVGFKGCSSSSSYPAQISYLVSPPGVSIASYSRVCRSYLCNNLTSLEPFVKLKASAPKSIISASRSCPTCVGEHTRDCLPNFVTTDSCPLAASTCYSSTLKLQAGFLNTTFLLMGCAREHNQLLADFHHIGSIKVTEVLNILEKSQIVGAASSRQGPAWGVLLGLLFAFRD